Below is a window of Mustela lutreola isolate mMusLut2 chromosome 18, mMusLut2.pri, whole genome shotgun sequence DNA.
GGGTGGGAGGGGTTATACTGTCCTACTCAAACTTTAGAGTGATTGCTAGTGATTTTGCTCCAAAGATGTTACATTCATTATACCTTTAAAGAGTCAAGAATTATTTCTAGCTAGGAGAACAAGATTTTGTTAGGCAGAATTTTCCTGAATATAGTCTCCTGGTttagtttaccttttttttttttttccttaaataataggggtgcctgcgtggctcagtagttaagtgtctgccttcagctcaggtcaggatcccaggctcctgaaatagagccccgcattgggatttcctgctcagcaggaagcctgcttctccctctcccactccccttgcttgtgttccctctcttcctatctctgtgtaaaataaatcaatctttttaaaaatatataaaaagaaaataatacttctACCATTTAACATTATACATACACAgctagaaaatatatattgtatttttggtttggtttggtttgatttggttaagagtgtgagttgggggaaaagcagagagaatcttaagcagactccatcttgagcacagagccccaccaggttttgatctcatgaccctgagatgatgacctgagccaaaatcaagaggtggaggctcaactgactgagccacccagataccctgtcATACAGCTTGAAAATACATTGAagtagccacatttaaaaacACCTAGAAAGGATCCTACCAtttactttgggggggggggtacatgGAATAAAACAAAGCATGCTTTTCAGTTGCTAAAGAAagagtattttaagttttttcttaaatgtttgtatatattatataaaaacatatatatatatatatatatatatatatatatatatatatatatataaatgtttaagaaGAAATCCAAAACTCTTCCCTTAGcaatttatatatagataatatttatgtattgtatataaatacataatgtattttatttataatttattttaaaactaatttacataaaacattatttatttatttattatttttatgtataaatatttaagaaggcATTTCAAACTCTCCCCATAGCAATTGAAAAACATGTTTTGATGCTGTGTGTTTTTGCCAAACGTAAATAGCATGATTCTTTTgaagtgatatttttaaatatagctatttaaaaatattttcaagatgttAATTTTCTCTCCACTACTTTCacatttactcctttttttttttttaaagattttatttatttatttgacagacagagatcacaagtagacagagaggcaggcagagagagagagggaagcaggctccccgctgagcagagagcccgatgcgggccttgatcccaggaccctgagatcatgacctgagccgaaggcagcggcttaacccactgagccacccaggcgcccacatttaCTCCTTTTTAAACAGGATTTATTTTTGTTCCTACAGCAGGACATTGTGACAAAGTTAAGAGAACTTCTATAAGGCACACAATTGTAACATTAAGCAAAAGGTTCCCAGACTGTAACATATTCATGGTATAACTTTTATAATGctgctttttagatttttaagaaaaaagaaagtattcaaGGCCAAATTCCCCTGTGCATAGAAATGCatggatttcatttgttttttcctctgaatTGCCATCTTCTGCAGAAGTAGAAACCACATGGGCAGAGCCAGCCTCTCCTTATTTTATTTGGAACACGGCCACGCCCCTCCTTTGAAGCATCTGGGCAGCTTCCGTGCAACAAAAGAAGAGTTGAACAGTTACAGCATAGACCATGGGGCCCACAGAGCTTAAAGctctttattaaattaaaaaaaaaaaaaaaaatgctaccctTGGTCTAGAGTAGTATCTGGTGTATCCCAGGACCCAACATTAAGGATGAATACAAAGGTGAAATACACTAGCTCATGTAACCATTCAGCATTAGCTCTGTGCTAAGTACTTTGTAAAcattatttaatttgaatttcacaaCAGGATTACACAATAAGTGATCTTCACTTCTAGTTTTAGCTGCTGGTACCTCAGTCAAGGCCCGCCTGAGCTCCCTATTTAAAATTCTGGATTTCTTTCTACCAGCCCCTTTGCTTATTCTGTACACTTtaccttctttgttttgttttcaggggttttttcccccaaaagattttatttatttgacagagacagagcaagagggaacacaagcagggggtgtggaagagggagaagcatttaattttgttagttaacatagtATAATACTGATTTCTGGAACAGAATTCAAATGACACCCAGTATAGCACTTTACCTTTTACTGTGTGGCATTCACAAGAATGTATACACCATgaggcatagatttttttttttttgtatgtccaCTTACTGATAAATCTCAACCCACAAGTAGCCTAGAATAGGGCTAACACATAGTGCCCAGTAATAGTAGGTGGTCAGTTGGAGAGCTCAGATAATTTGTGGGGATACCCAGTAAGATACAGTTACATTGTATCTTAAGATATACAGCCTATGTTACAGTTCATTCTCTTACTTTCTTGGGTTTgtcagagaagaaacaaatggaagcATTTCATtattgaaaagtgaatttgagGCCATTTTTTGAGGTCGTTTTCTGACAATGGTTCTAAAATTGGAATATATTTTATCTAAAGGTTACTATCTCAAAGGAGGTTTGCTGAAGACAACTTGCTGAGATCACTGTCACTTAAAAGTGATTGATATATCCTGGTGCAGATATTCAAGGAAGAAGCAGATAGGACACTATGGACCAGCAACTGAAGAAAAGGGCAAAGACTTGTGGCCAGAAAGGCCTGGCTAGAAAACCCTTCAAGAGGGATAAGCGAAGGCCATCTAAGCCACAGGCAGTCCAGAAGAAACATCCCGACACAACATGGGCCTTAGAAGATGAAGGTGTGATCTTTGAGACAAGCAATCTGGTTGTTGGAGAAGACTCTTTCTCTGACTGTTACATAGAATGCATAATAAGAGGTGAGTTTTCTGAACCCATTCTGGAAGAAGACTCACTTAAGTCCCTTAACTACCTGGAAGAAGGATCAGAGCAAGAGCTTTCTCAACAGGTTCTTACAGCAAGCTCACTTCTGAAACAATCCTTGAAATGTGCACAGAAAGGGGCAAAACAAGAACTTCCTCAACAGACTGTCAGAGAGAATTCACAGTTTAAGTATTCTGAGTATGCAATGGGCAAGAAGCTTCCTCCTGGAGGAGCACCCAGCATTGACCTACCAAATCCTAAACAGTCTGCAGAATTTGCTAGAAAGAAGCCAGCAAGAAATAAGGAATATGAGGCTCCAGAAAGAATTGCTTGTCCTTACAGTGGATGCCCAAAAAAGGTAAAGAATAGAGCTTCCCTGAGAAAGCATCTCCTTGTCCATGGTCCTCGTGATCACGTATGTGCAGAATGTGGGAAAGCATTCAATGAGAGTTCGAaactaaaaagacattttcttgttcatactggagagaagccATTTCAGTGCACTTTTGAGGGGTGTGGAAAACGCTTTTCTCTAGACTACAATTTGCGTACGCATGTCCGCATCCACACTGGGGAGAAACGTTTTGTGTGTCCCTTTGAAAGTTGTCACAAGAGGTTTACTCAgtcaaataatatgaaaattcaCGTCTTAACTCATGGAAAGACCAACACAAATCAGTGAAAGATAAGACGGAAAAGAATCCTCTAACAGGATAAGCATATTAGCAAAAGAGTAATTTGGGGACAAATGGACTTTACTGTTGTCTCCAGGAAAGAGTTTTTTAAAGCAGTTGGAATCCTACAtggcatatttttgttttaatgtactaTAGTGCTCCAGTAGTTTATGACACCATTTTAGGACACTATAGAATTACGTGTTTCCAACAAGAAGGTCCGTAATAATTTACTGAAAAAGCATAATCCTTAATACATTATGAATTGGATTACTGGATATGGGACTTACTTTCACATGCTATAAatacaaatttacttttttttaaagtgtgtcaTTCCCAGTTGTTTAGCTTTTGTCTTTTAGGAATAAACACCATGCAGCGTGTGATAATCTTAGAGAATGTTGGCAGTAGATTGTCAGTAAGTGAATGagtagttaaaaatatttaaaagttcaatatatttttagctttttttttaatcattgtagAAAACTAGTGAAATCATATAGCTAGATTGGAATGGTTATTTCATAGTGTCAATTTATTGGAATCCATTTTAggtatttaaaaggaaataaaatcccaGAGATCCGCAAAATcaagatttaaaaatcaaagaggtGTGTATTGAAAAGTGGTAccatttatttgtctttgaaactaataaaacattgcCAAGATTAATACTTAAATATTGGTGAGGGCTGGGGGAAAGTCCAGAGTCAAGGTGTTGACAGGGgttagtttcttttcagtgtagtGAAGGGAGGCTCTGTACCTGGCTTTGCTCCTTGGTTTATAGATGGTCATCTTCATGTATACATGGTGGTTTTCCCTAAGAACCCCATCTTTTCCTCTATGAATGTCAATGACCAGATTCCCTCTTAcaaagacaccagtcatactgaATTAGAACCCATTCTaataatctcattttaacttgatcacCTCCATAAAGACCCCATCTCTAAATATGGCCAGATTCTGGGGTATTGGGGCTAGGATTTTGACACAAATTTTGGGGGATATACGGTTCAACCTGTAATGTGCATTTCCTTAGaccaaataatttcatttctggaATTGTAATCCATGGAAGTATATTCATGAATGTACAAAGATACTTACTCAAGGACATTaagcatatttttaataatattaacttCATATCTTAAATGTCCAGTAAAAGACAACAGGTTACATAAAACATGATAACCTCTGTATGCAAATATCCTTAAAGGAACCCTGAatgtaaagggaaagaaataggaCCACAGTCAGGAAAGccacagagaaggaggaagcttgtttttaacagaattaaaattaataaaatagatactCTGGGACAGAATCTGGGGTATTTACATTCTGtggaagaaaattcagaaaaggtAATTAAAGATTCTGGATAAGGTGGAGGAATTGTTTGGTCCAGAAgtgcccaaaacaaacaaaaaactctagcTTCAAAATAGGGATTAACTAAATCCCTGATTAAAATGatcttcttgggcgcctgggtggctcagtgggttaagccactgccttcggctcaggtcatgatctcagggtcctgggatcaagtccctcattgggctctctgctcagcggggagcctgcttccctctctctctctctgcctgcctctctacttgttatctctctctgtcaaataaataaaatctttaaaaaaaaaaaatgatcttctgATGGGCAAAACATATCAAACTTGGAAAGCATTCCCCCCTCCCTGCATTAACATTATAAGTAGTTAGTAGTCAGCATACCATATTTTATGTTAAGATTTGAGACTCCATTGAAGGTAATGATTGTACCATAAATTTAAcagcttttggggggggggggacacaaaaCAGTATATAAACAGATCAACTTCAATTAATTTTGATTTGAGGAATACCAAAATACAACCATATGACAtcaaaacagttaaaaatgaaGGGCTTAAATTTTTACCTCACTGAGCAAACCATTACTATCGAATACTATAcaaacaattttttatttataatatatttggtATGATTTATACCATCATTTTCTATAGAAATGTATTGAGTTTCTAAGTGAATAGGAACATTGGATTTATAATCCATTCGTAAATTTGTAATTTCCTCTAAATCAAACATCTGAGTATAGAATTTAGGATGGGAATTTGCTATTTGATAAAGATGCTGGAGCATATGTTTGTCTAGTTTTTGCTCTGACATTAGTGTGTTTGACTTGGTCCTGGATTTCTACCTCAAGAGTTAAATTAGGACATAGCATCTCTATAGGCTAAGCAAAAAGGAGGATTAAATAGGGAGCAGTCAAAACTAGATCAAGTCAATGGCGGGGTTTAGGCAGCAGGCTCTTAAGGCCTGGGACTCAGGGCATCAAGAGGGATCAAGATTGACTAGGCCTATATAGAGGCTGGTCTACTTCCATAGATTACCTCTTTCTGGAGCTGAGGGGCCCAGAGCTCAGTATTTACAGCCCTAAAGCTTAAATGTACAAGAAATACCAATTTGGAAAAGGGTGTATCTGGATTCTAAGGCTCAGTTTAATTCTGATTTGAGAATAaggtgttccttggcttgcaTTCGAGctgtttttcccaaagaagacccTTAAAACCGCTAAGAATGTAAGAGGAAGAAGGCATGTggatgaaaaattgaaaaaggaacagaaaagggaaTTAGCTAATGCAGATAAGTTGTCTAAAATCTTAGTGTTTTGGAAAGGGAATACACACTTTTCTACATTTGCATTCTGAGGAGGAAATGAACACAAGATGTATGAACACATAATccagagaaaactgaaaaagttAATCAGCCCATCTAGATTTTTCCATGTCTCCAAGTACCAGCATGTTACAAACCTCAACTCCtgataaatgaacaaatatttctctGTTTTCATGCTGGTATTTGGATTCATGCCCTgtatcctttgttttttttttgtttgtttgtttttcttttttatggccaaacaTACTAGTCAGAAGGTAACACCAGAGAAATAGCTTtccatagaaaaatgaaaatcttaaggCAGAGCCTATCACTTTCTTAGTGTCTCTAACACATAATTAGTTGGCACTtaattatggaatgaataagtgtAAAAATACAGCAtaataagcttttttaaaaactatgcagTTCTcaaaatatatgatttaaaaagagCTAATTACTTGTCTTATATAAAATCTGGTTACTGTGAAATAAGGTGAACAACTTCACGAAAGTAATACTTGCTCattgaaagaaatgtaaatatatatttgttaccCATGCATGTATCACCTCTTACTCCAAAAGTAACCACCACTCtcaaaatacttctaaaaattgttagattctttcatcatttttagtGATAATTATTTTAAGTCTCACTTTATTCCCCTTCTCGTTCATCAAAAGGGGCAGGAGACTGAGGGATCTGTTCATGTCCTAGTGTCTTGGATAATGGGGCACTAACTTGAATTGAGAATTATATCTACCAAGACTatgattaattaaaaatgtgttgAGACACACTCCTACTTTAAATTAGTTTCTTTTATCTCATTCTCCAATATGTACACAGATTTCCAAAACAGTCCTACTTGATTCCTTTATTTCACCTTGGCCACAACATACATTAGTAGACACAAGATTCCTATCCTCCTcttatctaaaaaaattttatacaaaagcagtttgtcaaattcttttctgTGGAATATGCATGTGCAGAAATCCGTGTGTGCTTATGTTTTAATTACCTAATGCACTAGCTCTGAATAAATTGCATGATTACATCCTACATTGGACACAGAACAGTGCAAGATATATTAAAAAGCCATTATATTTGCAACTCTGAGCAAGAGACTGTAATTAAAAGGCAATTGGATGAAATTAGCTTTGAGAGTACAAGAGTTTAAGTAGGATTTGGTAAATGAACATTAATGGTTaacatgtggtttttattttgtcttttgcttcTTCTCTCTGTGACCCTAGGGTTGAATTTCTTAGATTTCAGTGGACTAGACATGTGAAAACACCTGTATGAAGCTATGCTTTACCATGTGGCTAAAGTTATACCCATAAAAGAAGCCAACATAACTTTTGTGACTTTAGTAAATCAAAGGTATTAGGTAAGTTAGAATGATACCCTGGGCATTAATAAACCATTTTTAATGCTCCTAAGATCTTGGGTATGTGTCATAAAAGCATAGTTCACACTTCCTGCAGCTCAAAATGCTGGTCATAAAATACACATGTACAaatcaaagaaggaataaaactttaaagaattttgattttcatgaccattaaatataaaaaagttgTTAAAGTTACACACAATATGTGGAATACCACTTCACCTTTATCTAAGGCAACCAATACTTGTGCAAACTAGTGAGGATCCTGCATGATACCGATACTTCCCCTGTGTGGGTGTTGAGGTGGTTGTGTTTATCAGGTATATATGCCCAGCAGATCATCTACTTAGGGCAGATTATAGATGGCTACAAATTCTTTCCTATTGCTCCCATTGCTCCCCTCTGAGTTTCTGCTGGACTATGAATGTCTTGATCAATAGAGTTAGGTGTAAATGATGCTATAACAGCTATGCCGATGTCAGGCCTGGCTTTTAAGAGGCCTGGTAGCTACTGCCTGCTCTCTTACAACTTACTGCCATTTAAGAAATACAACtaccctgggcgcctgggtggctcagtggattaagccgctgccttcggctcaggtcatgatctcagggtcctgggatcgagtcccgcatcgggctctctgctcagcagggagcctgcttcctcctctctctctctctctctctgcctgcctctctgcctacttgtgatttctctctgtcaaataaataaataaaatctttaaaaaaaaaaaaaaaaaaaaaaaaaaaagaaatacaactacCCTAAGACCACCATCCTAGGCAAAATCCAAGCCACCTGTTGAAGCCTGTAAGAGACCTGGAGAGAACAAGGCCAAGAAGCAGTAAGGAGCCATCTTGTAGGATCAGCCAGCCTGTCCCCACAAGTGATAACAAATAAACGGATAACAAATAAACTGGATAGTCCCTTTCTAACTTCTGACCtacaaaatgaagaacaaaataaaatgactgttTACATGGTGACTATAGCTGATAAAACGATATTATATAGTTCaaatttgctgagagtagaacttaaatgtatTAGTATATACACGTATACATATAGTGAGAACattgtgaggtgatggatgtattAACTAACTAGGTGGGGGGAGTCCTTTAACAATGTATACCTATATCAAATCACAATGTACagtttaaaatcttaaattttgtcaattatatgtcaataaagctgaaaaacaaTTGTTTTAAGTCACTTGAGTTTTGGTTTTTGTGCATTATGCAGTATCAGATATAAACACTTCAGAATTGTTACTTAAATTTTATAGTCTCCACTCTGTAATGATTGTTACATGTATACTTGTGTGTATCCATATAGTGTATGCCTAAATTCAAAAGAAACTACTTAgtgtattttctaatttacatatttatctaATTTTAGTAAACCGCAACAGCAAAGTAGGTAGTGAGTTCCTTAGACCAAAAGAGACTGATCTGTTGGCAGGATATCTAAGGAAACCACAGCTGCCTTCAATAAAACCAAAACTGAGTTTCTCTAAAGTTGATGGAGGGAGAATCTCCCCTTGGGAGAAAGTTGCTATTGACCAACAGTTTATGTCATCCTGGGTTGCAATAACTAACTACAGCTACCACCTTCCTTATAGGGCCGTACTCCATAATACTGACCCAAGCATAAGTGCACAGCTCTCTTCATTTTCAGTGAAAATGAGACTGGACATTTAAAAGTCCCATTAGAGGCAAGAGGAACATACCACACAGCCTGATTTCTCAGGTCACAAGCTTAAGAGATACCCACCTGTTTGGGATCCAGAGTTAAAAATAGCTCCAATGGTTAATTTTGACCTGAGACCTGGTTTAGATTTCTGACTGAGGACCCACTTAACTCTCCTTGCTTACTAAACTCAGTATGTCTAGATGGAGTATTTAAGGAGACCCCTAAAGTTATCCCATACGGGGATATAGGATGTACACAAAGAAGATCTTGCAGAAATTGTCGAACAAATTGTGAAGGCTTTATAAATCCATCTTTAAAAGTTAGAATTTTGTCTTACAGTCAAAGCATTGAAGGAAATAAGTGACATTATCAAATCTACTTTTTTAGAAAAACCATTTGGGAT
It encodes the following:
- the ZFP42 gene encoding zinc finger protein 42 homolog is translated as MDQQLKKRAKTCGQKGLARKPFKRDKRRPSKPQAVQKKHPDTTWALEDEGVIFETSNLVVGEDSFSDCYIECIIRGEFSEPILEEDSLKSLNYLEEGSEQELSQQVLTASSLLKQSLKCAQKGAKQELPQQTVRENSQFKYSEYAMGKKLPPGGAPSIDLPNPKQSAEFARKKPARNKEYEAPERIACPYSGCPKKVKNRASLRKHLLVHGPRDHVCAECGKAFNESSKLKRHFLVHTGEKPFQCTFEGCGKRFSLDYNLRTHVRIHTGEKRFVCPFESCHKRFTQSNNMKIHVLTHGKTNTNQ